A genomic region of Aspergillus oryzae RIB40 DNA, chromosome 1 contains the following coding sequences:
- a CDS encoding uncharacterized protein (predicted protein), protein MSGSLEALTRPSGFFVRHASRTSTNTRIPPIARRSASPIPSRIALLSRDKLERETAAKNPDLRRCLGHQRLLRRSIEAAQEDMRRAMASFKLEDSDDEDEILGDDYDSSPSPMIREQITRAVKAIVKRRATSQVHETDNANSTPQLMQYLCLGPPSMPGS, encoded by the exons ATGTCTGGGTCTCTCGAAGCCCTCACCAGACCCTCGGGTTTCTTTGTGCGCCATGCCTCTCGTACAAGCACAAACACTCGCATTCCTCCTATCGCTCGTcggtctgcctcacccatCCCCAGTCGCATCGCCTTGTTATCGCGTGACAAgctggaaagagaaacagcagcCAAGAACCCCGACTTGCGTCGTTGCCTAGGCCACCAACGACTTCTCCGCCGCTCAATTGAAGCTGCCCAAGAAGACATGCGAAGGGCAATGGCATCATTCAAGTTAGAAGAcagcgatgatgaggacgaaATTCTTGGAGATGATTATGACTCCTCCCCCAGCCCTATGATTCGCGAGCAGATCACAAGGGCTGTCAAGGCAATAGTCAAACGTCGTGCAACCAGTCAAGTCCACGAGACCGACAATGCCAACTCAACGCCACAACTGATGC AATATTTGTGTCTCGGTCCTCCCAGCATGCCGGGGTCTTAG
- a CDS encoding Kha1p (predicted K+/H+-antiporter), with translation MADNATRVTPQGGILEGGNPSHYDKKNPIVIFIIQASIIIILCRALHWPLSKIRQPRVIAEVIGGVILGPSVMGRIPGFTEAIFPDASIPNLNLVANLGLILFLFLVGLETDLRFLFSNLRVAASVSAAGMILPFGLGCAISYGLYNTFSDEPGTVKINFGTFLLFIGIAMAITAFPVLCRILTELKLLGTNVGVIVLSAGVGNDVVGWILLALCVALVNAGTGLTALWVLLVCVGYVLFLFLLFRPLFLLFLKKTGSLQKGPSQSVVAVTLLIALASSFFTQVIGVHAIFGGFLIGLLCPHEGGFAIKLTEKIEDLVAALFLPLYFTLSGLQTNLGLLDTGLVWGYVIAVIAIALIAKIVGGALAARLCGLLWRESLSIGVLMSCKGLVELIVLNIGLQANILSTRTFTMFVVMALVTTFVTTPLTTVLYPKWYQIKVDRWRRGEIDWNGNPIQSDSRVDSVTLAKEQLQGTTVRRLLVYLRLDGLSSICTLAALLGPSRLAQPPLPKMHPDKRKSQTMSPEPAAEEAAQTEVEDAPALQVHGVRLMELTDRDSSVMKVSEIEEYTLWDPVVNTFRAFGQWHDMSIMAGVSVVPEHSYADTVVGMAREESSDLLLIPWSETGAMSEHQTGLGIDEASRFANGPYTDFVSNVMRQSSSSVGVLIERSIYSRRTRKGLLTKRSFSAMSIRSSVWNSAPPAAARSHHIVLPFFGGDDDRFALRFVMQLAQNDQVTATIIHIDVAPSPPQVSEVHQSSPSSTTKDKSSSQILTTAQGSESDATFFGAMKDSLSEELTTRIVFTRVSPQRDSTDAVGVAVTAVKEEMGKVPQKAGNIVVVGRRNNRVDLNESSTSSQEEVGAETSRVLGAVAQAMVRTENRIVGDVLVLQAGMGAVGAR, from the exons ATGGCCGATAATGCGACTCGCGTAACCCCTCAGGGTGGGATCTTGGAAGGTGGTAATCCGTCTCACTATGACAAAAAGAACCCCATCGTCATATTCATCATTCAG GCCAgcattatcatcatcttgtGTCGAGCGCTGCACTGGCCACTGTCCAAGATTCGCCAGCCTCGTGTCATTGCTGAAGTTATCGGCGGTGTCATTCTGGGCCCCTCGGTCATGGGTCGCATCCCAGGCTTTACAGAAGCCATTTTTCCGGATGCTTCGATTCCCAATCTGAACCTTGTGGCAAACCTAGGTCTTATCCTGTTTTTGTTCCTCGTCGGCCTAGAAACCGACCTCCGTTTTCTGTTCAGCAATTTGCGCGTGGCGGCCAGCGTGTCAGCGGCGGGAATGATCCTGCCGTTTGGCCTTGGATGTGCCATCTCGTATGGTCTGTACAACACCTTCAGCGATGAGCCCGGTACCGTCAAGATCAATTTTGGGACCTTTTTGCTCTTCATCGGTATTGCCATGGCTATCACA GCATTCCCGGTTCTATGTAGAATCCTAACTGAGTTGAAACTGCTCGGCACAAATGTTGGTGTAATCGTGCTGTCGGCGGGTGTGGGCAATGACgtggttggttggattcttcttgccctctGTGTCGCTCTGGTGAATGCAGGGACTGGTCTAACGGCTCTTTGGGTTCTACTCGTCTGTGTGGGATAtgttctgtttttgtttcttctcttccgaCCGTTGTTCTTACTTTTCCTCAAGAAAACGGGAAGCCTCCAGAAAGGCCCTAGCCAATCGGTAGTAGCGGTCACCCTTCTGATCGCTTTggcttcctccttcttcactCAGGTGATCGGAGTTCACGCCATCTTCGGTGGATTCCTAATCGGTCTCCTTTGTCCTCACGAGGGTGGATTCGCCATCAAGCTAAcagagaagatcgaagacCTGGTTGCTGCCCTCTTTTTACCCCTCTATTTCACCCTGTCTGGTCTCCAAACCAACCTGGGACTGCTTGATACCGGTCTTGTATGGGGATACGTGATTGCCGTGATCGCGATCGCACTTATTGCCAAGATCGTTGGTGGCGCACTGGCGGCCAGACTTTGCGGCCTTCTCTGGCGAGAGAGCTTATCCATCGGCGTGTTGATGAGTTGCAAGGGTCTTGTCGAACTAATTGTCCTG AATATCGGTCTACAAGCCAATATCCTGAGCACTCGTACATTCACCATGTTCGTAGTTATGGCGCTAGTTACGACATTTGTCACAACCCCATTGACCACGGTCTTGTATCCCAAGTGGTACCAGATCAAGGTTGATCGCTGGCGCCGCGGTGAAATCGACTGGAACGGAAACCCCATACAATCTGATTCGCGCGTTGATAGCGTGACGCTGGCCAAGGAACAGCTTCAAGGTACTACCGTTCGACGGCTGCTAGTTTACCTGCGACTTGACGGTCTATCAAGTATCTGCACATTGGCCGCGCTCCTCGGCCCTAGCCGTCTtgctcagcctcctcttccaaaaATGCATCCCGATAAGAGAAAGTCCCAAACAATGTCTCCGGAACCAGCGGCCGAAGAGGCTGCCCAAACGGAGGTCGAGGACGCTCCAGCGCTTCAGGTGCATGGGGTCCGGTTGATGGAACTAACAGATCGTGATTCTAGCGTGATGAAAGTATCGGAAATTGAGGAATATACGCTGTGGGATCCCGTGGTCAACACCTTTCGCGCATTCGGCCAGTGGCATGATATGTCAATCATGGCAGGCGTGTCCGTGGTACCAGAGCATTCCTATGCTGATACGGTTGTGGGAATGGCGCGTGAGGAGTCCAGTGACCTTCTCCTTATTCCGTGGAGTGAGACTGGTGCCATGAGCGAGCATCAAACGGGACTTGGTATTGATGAAGCGAGCCGTTTTGCCAATGGCCCATACACTGACTTTGTATCCAACGTGATGCGCCAATCTTCATCCAGTGTCGGCGTTCTTATTGAACGGAGCATCTATAGCCGTCGTACTCGTAAAGGACTTCTCACGAAACGATCGTTCAGCGCCATGAGTATTCGCAGCTCCGTGTGGAATAGCGCGCCACCAGCTGCTGCACGCTCTCACCATATtgttttgcctttctttggtGGAGACGATGATCGATTTGCGCTGCGCTTCGTGATGCAACTCGCCCAGAATGACCAGGTTACCGCCACCATCATCCACATCGATGTGGCGCCGTCTCCACCGCAAGTTTCAGAGGTCCACCAGAGTTCGCCCAGTAGCACCACAAAGGACAAGTCTTCAAGTCAGATCTTAACCACCGCCCAGGGATCAGAATCGGATGCTACCTTCTTCGGCGCCATGAAGGACTCACTTTCTGAAGAGCTGACTACCCGGATCGTCTTCACGCGGGTCAGCCCACAGAGAGATAGCACCGACGCCGTGGGGGTTGCGGTTACTgccgtcaaggaagaaaTGGGTAAGGTTCCGCAGAAAGCCGGGAACATCGTCGTGGTGGGACGTCGGAACAACCGAGTGGATCTGAACGAATCCTCTACATCCTCGCAGGAAGAGGTCGGCGCCGAAACCAGTAGGGTTCTGGGAGCGGTCGCACAAGCGATGGTTCGCACTGAGAACCGCATCGTTGGTGATGTTCTGGTTCTGCAAGCAGGCATGGGTGCCGTGGGTGCCCGGTAG
- a CDS encoding uncharacterized protein (synaptic vesicle transporter SVOP and related transporters (major facilitator superfamily)), with product MEKTYTEKVQPGLSSHTEDAASSSQHIPATSKTGLVVGGKHAQSLSDSSSLSSSEQNITTFDFDLPLTATQATIHEGKERILIDFVDGDKENPFNWDPRYKAFISLLLCLMTLFIGLATTAYSSGIDRMTKDLGVSTILGQLGLFTFNFTCALAPLFLAPFCELAGRRVIYVGAYICFGLMFIGLALGKNIATILVCRALLGLFGCVGTILVGGTFGDMYRPEERAIPMASFSYIAILGTVGAPIYAGFIDQALGWRWVEGIQGLANIPLAIVCFFCLRETRGSVALGKRADLLRKQTGDDRYVAASDLEAPDIKTMLYNSSIKAGKMLITEPVVFAFGLWIAFAWFLTFLFLSVIPITFQEKKGWGEGISGLPYISLCLGTTIGFGLNFLQIRKYNSIVAQNGVAAPEARLYGALFGAVWLPVGLFIYSFTQYAFLHWIGPFIALVLITIGIFFIFESCYSFTSDCYGESSSSAIAGQGFMRNTLGAVSPLFASQFFHNVGSQYAGLILALVATLLTFIPYILFWWGPALRKRSKLASTNTF from the coding sequence ATGGAGAAGACCTACACCGAGAAGGTCCAACCGGGCCTCTCATCTCACACAGAGGATGCCGCCTCAAGTTCACAACATATCCCGGCCACAAGCAAGACAGGCCTTGTGGTCGGCGGCAAACACGCCCAATCACTATCAGACAGCTCCTCCCTATCATCAAGTGAACAAAACATCACAACCTTTGACTTCGACCTCCCTCTGACCGCCACACAAGCCACCATCcatgaaggaaaggagcGTATCCTCATCGACTTCGTCGACGGCGACAAAGAGAACCCCTTCAACTGGGATCCCCGTTACAAAGCATTCATCTCGCTTCTCCTCTGTCTCATGACCCTCTTCATCGGTCTTGCCACAACCGCCTACAGCTCCGGAATCGACCGCATGACAAAAGACCTCGGCGTGTCCACCATCCTAGGCCAACTGGGtctcttcaccttcaacttcaCCTGTGCCCTGGCCCCCCTCTTCCTGGCCCCATTCTGTGAGCTCGCCGGCCGCCGCGTCATCTACGTCGGCGCCTACATCTGCTTTGGCCTGATGTTCATCGGCCTCGCCCTAGGCAAGAACATCGCCACCATCCTCGTCTGCCGCGCCCTGCTCGGCCTCTTCGGCTGCGTCGGCACCATCCTCGTCGGCGGTACCTTCGGCGACATGTACCGTCCCGAAGAGCGCGCCATCCCCATGGCCAGCTTCTCCTACATCGCCATCCTCGGCACCGTCGGCGCCCCCATCTACGCCGGCTTCATCGACCAAGCACTCGGCTGGCGCTGGGTGGAAGGCATCCAGGGCCTCGCCAACATCCCCCTCGCAatcgtctgcttcttctgcctccGGGAAACCCGCGGCAGCGTCGCCCTCGGCAAACGCGCCGACCTCCTCCGCAAGCAAACCGGCGATGACCGCTACGTAGCGGCCTCAGACCTCGAAGCCCCGGATATCAAGACCATGCTCTAcaactcctccatcaagGCCGGCAAGATGCTCATCACAGAGCCCGTCGTCTTCGCCTTCGGTCTCTGGATCGCCTTCGCCTGGttcctgaccttcctcttcctctcggTCATCCCTATCAccttccaagaaaagaagggctGGGGCGAGGGCATCTCCGGCCTCCCCTACATCTCCCTCTGTCTGGGTACTACAATCGGGTTTGGGctcaacttcctccaaaTCAGGAAATATAACTCCATCGTGGCCCAGAACGGTGTCGCGGCGCCGGAAGCCAGGCTTTACGGGGCCCTGTTCGGTGCCGTGTGGCTGCCGGTCGGTCTGTTTATTTACAGTTTCACTCAGTATGCCTTCCTGCATTGGATTGGACCGTTCATTGCCCTTGTTTTGATCACCATTGGtatcttctttatctttgaGTCTTGTTACTCCTTTACCTCTGACTGCTATGGCgaatcttcttcgtctgcGATTGCGGGTCAGGGTTTCATGAGGAATACGCTTGGTGCTGTGTCGCCGCTTTTTGCGTCCCAGTTTTTCCATAATGTGGGGAGTCAATATGCTGGGCTGATTCTGGCACTGGTTGCTACGCTTCTCACCTTTATTCCGTATATTTTGTTTTGGTGGGGGCCTGcgctgaggaagaggtcgaaGTTGGCTTCGACGAATACGTTTTAA
- a CDS encoding URC4/urg3 family protein (predicted protein) produces MTIDTEIKYILSLQAVRERAQRVFQLAEANQINHFEYHEDRFDAAVQYVANIIKRDFGPDKYHLIPPHGRWQHFEVGGTPRIKDLLSQWEAAGYDKDEQARSLVDLFFVSVLLDAGAGDKWRFTELGSNAVIGRSEGIAVATLHMFNNGEFALPGSDRRDVVLGASLKDFSEATLSRGFQITDSNPFVGVPARVELIKSLGRSLLSLPNIFGDTGRPGNLVDYLKSRADDSNRLDFEVLWETLQSVLLPIWPSSRTQRDGHPVGDAWPLKVLADDAQKADRQSKCSHIQPFHKLTQWLAYSLMVPFERLLGVEWKNAEIATGLPEYRNGGLFVDLGVLTLKKESLQRGLANSGSALPAFEATSDEIVEWRALTVALLDKLHLALRGTELGKEKLSLAQVLESGSWKAGRELAAENRPETKSSPILILGDGTLF; encoded by the exons ATGACCATAGACACAGAGATCAAGTACATCCTCAGTCTCCAGGCTGTCCGTGAACGCGCTCAACGTGTGTTCCAGCTTGCCGAGGCCAACCAGATCAACCATTTCGAGTATCATGAGGACCGCTTCGACGCCGCGGTTCAATACGTAGCTAACATCATCAAG CGGGACTTTGGCCCGGACAAGTATCACCTGATTCCCCCTCACGGCCGGTGGCAGCACTTCGAAGTCGGTGGGACTCCTCGTATTAAGGATCTCCTTTCACAATGGGAAGCGGCGGGGTACGATAAGGACGAACAAGCTCGGAGCCTCGTCGATTTGTTCTTCGTCTCGGTACTGCTCGATGCTGGCGCGGGGGATAAATGGCGTTTCACCGAACTGGGTAGCAACGCTGTGATCGGCCGGAGCGAGGGCATCGCGGTTGCGACATTACATATGTTCAACAATGGCGAGTTTGCTCTTCCGGGTAGTGATCGAAGGGATGTTGTTCTAG GCGCCTCCCTCAAGGACTTCTCCGAGGCAACCCTATCACGGGGCTTCCAAATCACCGACAGTAACCCGTTCGTCGGTGTTCCTGCAAGAGTCGAACTGATCAAATCCCTCGGTCGCTCATTGCTCAGTCTGCCCAATATCTTCGGTGACACCGGTCGGCCTGGGAACCTTGTCG ATTACCTCAAATCGCGCGCCGACGATTCCAACCGTCTCGACTTCGAAGTATTATGGGAAACCTTGCAGAGTGTCCTCCTTCCCATCTGGCCATCCTCTCGAACACAGAGAGACGGCCATCCCGTCGGCGACGCCTGGCCCCTAAAGGTGCTTGCAGACGACGCCCAGAAAGCCGATCGCCAGTCAAAGTGTTCACATATCCAACCCTTCCACAAGCTTACACAATGGCTAGCATATTCGTTAATGGTCCCATTTGAGCGCCTTTTAGGCGTGGAGTGGAAAAACGCAGAGATCGCGACAGGACTTCCCGAGTACCGAAACGGAGGGCTGTTCGTTGATTTAGGTGTTCTgacattgaagaaagagagtcTGCAGCGTGGGTTGGCGAATTCCGGTAGCGCTTTGCCTGCGTTTGAGGCGACAAGCGATGAAATTGTCGAGTGGCGCGCTCTTACCGTGGCGCTGCTGGATAAGTTGCATCTTGCGCTGAGGGGCACTGAgttggggaaggagaagTTGAGTCTTGCTCAGGTGTTGGAGTCCGGGTCGTGGAAGGCTGGGAGGGAGTTGGCAGCGGAGAATCGACCGGAGACTAAGTCTAGTCCGATCTTGATTTTGGGCGATGGGACGCTGTTCTGA
- a CDS encoding uncharacterized protein (predicted protein), producing MIRACFCEIFKEPEDEIYVSSIAEQKKPTLSSIQQHLAFYTFPSPRNTPLYGNIIPDLLMAPLTCLFGLDIDNFSSPDGLLAKTELNLPVLGEEMHRSILPV from the exons ATGATCAGGGCGTGCTTTTGTGAAATTTTTAAAGAACCAGAAGAC GAAATATATGTGTCCTCCATCGCTGAACAAAAAAAACCTACATTGAGCTCAATTCAACAACACCTAGCATTCTACACCTTTCCGTCTCCAAGAAACACTCCTTTGTATGGGAATATAATCCCA GATTTGCTGATGGCGCCTTTGACCTGCCTCTTTGGACTTGATATCGACAATTTCAGCTCGCCAGATGGCCT CTTGGCCAAGACCGAGCTCAACCTTCCCGttttgggagaagaaatgcaCAGGTCAATTCTTCCTGTGTGA
- a CDS encoding uncharacterized protein (phenylalanine and histidine ammonia-lyase), with product MGDPSMPTVESISLRRNSIRHGKKQSYTASSLSSFRQLRELTDGGKEVVLDGQSLDLSSVFAVAHNGLAATITDDKNVLGRMHHSVDLLGQKLAKGEVIYGVNTGFGGSADTRTQDYATLQKALIQHHNAAILLPSDRGLGSPVSSLHHLKSHCMPVPIVRAAMLTRCNSLLRGHSAVRVQVVEHILTLLAHGLTPVVPLRGSISASGDLTPLAYIAGALEGNPDISMHNAAGDQIIPADEALQLAGLVPLNFGPKEGLGLLNGTAFSGGAASLVLFEANKLVLLSQVLTAMGTEALLGTRYNYHPFIADARPHDGQREAAANIFKILTDSKLAKNPTEGGETANHGGLAQDRYALRTSTQWIGPQIENMALSLKQVVCELNSTTDNPLLDPEEAQIHHGGNFQAASVTSAMEKTMGAMQMLGKMIFSQCSEIINPNLSRGLPPNLSVDDPSLSFAFKGVDINMASYMSELAYLNHPVSNHVQSAEMHNQGLNSLAFIACRYAGDAVEVLSLMAATYLYVLCQALDLRALHLEFVKDARAQVDDITAELYSSTFGARLPAVQNKLWEELMNHWSRTSTSDLAERCQSTTSYSVGVLLSSLAAESNPENSSMTDVRAAQHWQTRVCAVLKWSYRTTRETFLTRQTTKSYLCSASRSFYTFVREKLAVPMHRGIADHPTYDSAERRKKGCIGTQISKVYAALRRGEFQDVLLSCW from the exons ATGGGGGATCCTTCGATGCCGACGGTGGAGAGTATATCCCTACGAAGAAATTCTATCCGCCATGGCAAGAAGCAATCATATACTGCATCTTCTTTGTCATCCTTTCGTCAGTTACGTGAGCTCACCGATGGGGGCAAAGAAGTAGTTCTCGATGGACAATCCTTGGATCTAAGCTCTGTATTTGCTGTTGCTCA CAATGGACTTGCTGCGACGATCACAGACGATAAGAATGTGTTAGGTCGAATGCACCACAGTGTAGATCTACTTGGCCAAAAACTGGCAAAAGGCGAAGTCATATATGGTGTCAATACTGGGTTCGGAGGTAGCGCAGATACACGAACTCAGGACTACGCGACACTACAGAAGGCATTGATTCAACATCACAATGCAGCGATACTACTCCCAAGCGATCGCGGCCTCGGGAGTCCTGTGTCTAGCTTACATCACTTGAAAAGCCATTGCATGCCAGTTCCGATAGTTCGAGCAGCCATGCTCACGCGTTGTAATTCACTCTTACGAGGCCATTCAGCCGTTCGGGTCCAGGTTGTCGAGCATATCCTCACTCTACTTGCTCATGGGTTGACTCCGGTGGTACCATTACGTGGTAGCATATCGGCTTCCGGAGACCTGACCCCGCTTGCCTACATCGCGGGTGCATTGGAGGGCAATCCAGATATTTCGATGCATAACGCTGCTGGCGATCAGATCATACCTGCCGATGAAGCATTGCAGTTGGCAGGACTCGTGCCATTGAATTTCGGTCCCAAGGAGGGACTTGGTCTGCTAAACGGCACTGCTTTCAGCGGTGGCGCGGCCAGTCTTGTCCTCTTCGAAGCCAATAAGCTTGTTCTACTTTCCCAGGTACTCACAGCCATGGGCACCGAAGCTCTACTTGGCACCAGATACAACTACCATCCATTCATAGCCGATGCTCGGCCTCATGACGGCCAACGGGAGGCGGCAGCCAATATCTTCAAGATACTGACTGACTCTAAGTTGGCGAAGAATCCCACTGAAGGAGGTGAGACCGCCAACCACGGCGGGCTGGCACAGGATCGATACGCCCTGCGAACGTCAACCCAATGGATTGGACCCCAGATTGAGAATATGGCATTATCCCTGAAGCAGGTGGTATGTGAACTCAACTCCACAACGGACAACCCGCTCCTGGATCCAGAGGAAGCCCAGATCCATCACGGAGGCAACTTCCAGGCAGCATCAGTCACGTCCGCCATGGAAAAGACCATGGGTGCGATGCAGATGCTGGGcaagatgatcttctcccagtGCTCTGAGATTATCAATCCAAACTTGAGTCGGGGTCTTCCTCCCAATCTCAGTGTCGACGATCCTAGTTTATCGTTTGCGTTCAAGGGGGTGGACATCAATATGGCGTCGTATATGTCTGAACTAGCCTATCTGAATCACCCCGTCAGTAACCATGTTCAGTCAGCGGAGATGCACAATCAGGGTCTGAACTCGCTAGCCTTCATCGCTTGTCGCTATGCGGGGGATGCCGTGGAAGTTCTGTCGCTGATGGCCGCCACATACTTGTACGTACTTTGCCAGGCACTGGATCTGCGGGCGCTCCATTTGGAATTCGTGAAAGATGCACGGGCTCAGGTCGACGATATCACAGCTGAGCTTTACTCATCAACGTTTGGTGCTCGCTTACCGGCAGTGCAAAACAAACTCTGGGAAGAACTGATGAATCACTGGTCACGAACGAGCACAAGTGATCTCGCGGAGCGATGCCAGTCAACCACGAGCTATTCCGTAGGAGTCCTCTTGAGCTCCTTGGCGGCAGAGAGTAATCCCGAAAATTCTTCGATGACCGACGTCCGAGCAGCCCAGCATTGGCAAACTCGAGTATGCGCCGTGTTAAAATGGAGCTATCGGACGACGCGGGAGACTTTTCTCACAAGGCAGACAACCAAGTCGTATCTCTGCAGTGCTTCACGAAGTTTCTACACCTTTGTCCGGGAGAAACTTGCCGTGCCAATGCACCGAGGTATCGCCGACCACCCTACCTATGATTCGGCGGAGCGTCGCAAGAAAGGGTGTATTGGAACACAAATTAGCAAAGTGTACGCCGCTCTTCGAAGGGGTGAATTCCAAGATGTTCTGCTCAGTTGTTGGTAA
- the eglD gene encoding putative endoglucanase (predicted protein) has translation MKSSTFGMLALAAAAKLVSAHATVHAVWINDVDQGEGNSESGYIRSPPSNSPITDVTSKDMTCNVNNKATAKTLEVKAGDKITFEWHHDSRSDSDDIIASSHKGPIMVYMAPTEKGTAGNGWVKIAEDGYTDGTWAVDTLIKNRGKHSVTVPDVAAGEYLFRPEIIALHEGNRQGGAQFYMECVQVKVTSSGSKTLPEGVSIPGAYTATDKGILFDIYNSFDSYPFPGPAVWDGASGSSSSPSASASASAPAATSAAPAPSSFTTIAKQPATSSTEAPSTENTSTTSTIVSTTAAASATAPATPSSTSAIASSAASTNSVPQPSSNAGGAVKEWYQCGGLNYKGSTQCEEGLTCKKWNPYYYQCISA, from the coding sequence ATGAAGTCCTCTACCTTTGGTATGCTCGCTCTGGCAGCGGCTGCTAAGCTCGTCAGCGCCCACGCCACCGTCCACGCCGTCTGGATCAACGATGTCGACCAGGGTGAAGGTAACAGCGAGAGCGGCTACATCCGTTCTCCccccagcaacagccccATCACCGATGTCACCTCCAAGGACATGACCTGCAACGTTAACAACAAGGCTACCGCTAAGACCCTTGAGGTCAAGGCCGGTGACAAGATCACCTTCGAGTGGCACCACGACTCCCGCAGCGATTCTGACGACATCATCGCTTCCTCCCACAAAGGTCCCATCATGGTCTACATGGCCCCTACTGAGAAGGGCACTGCTGGCAACGGTTGGGTCAAGATTGCCGAGGATGGCTACACTGATGGCACCTGGGCCGTTGACACCTTGATCAAGAACAGGGGCAAGCACTCCGTCACCGTTCCCGACGTTGCTGCCGGCGAGTACCTCTTCCGCCCTGAGATCATCGCTCTCCATGAGGGTAACCGCCAGGGCGGCGCCCAGTTCTACATGGAGTGTGTCCAGGTCAAGGTCACCTCTTCCGGCTCCAAGACTCTCCCCGAGGGTGTCTCCATCCCTGGTGCCTACACCGCCACCGACAAGGGCATTCTGTTCGACATCTACAACTCTTTCGACAGCTACCCCTTCCCCGGCCCTGCCGTCTGGGATGGCGCTTCTggttcgtcttcttctccatcagctTCCGCCTCTGCATCTGCTCCTGCAGCTACCAgcgctgctcctgctccctCTAGCTTCACTACCATCGCCAAACAGCCAGCCACTTCATCCACTGAGGCCCCTTCCACTGAGAACacttccaccacctcaaCCATTGTctccaccactgctgccgCCTCTGCCACTGCTCCCGCTACTCCCTCTAGCACCTCCGCCATTGCCTCTTCTGCTGCGTCCACTAACTCTGTTCCTCAGCCTAGTTCCAACGCCGGCGGCGCTGTCAAGGAGTGGTACCAGTGTGGTGGTCTGAACTACAAGGGTAGCACTCAGTGTGAGGAGGGTCTCACTTGCAAGAAGTGGAACCCTTACTACTACCAGTGTATTTCCGCTTAA